A stretch of the Proteus sp. ZN5 genome encodes the following:
- the arnE gene encoding 4-amino-4-deoxy-L-arabinose-phosphoundecaprenol flippase subunit ArnE, whose amino-acid sequence MSFVLLLIVSFLTCIGQVCQKQAVVSWQSDSLTKARKTIFWLFVAIAMLGLGMLFWLRLLQILPLSIAYPMLSINFIVVTLIGQFVYKEPVNVKHWIGIASIMVGIVLMSIQA is encoded by the coding sequence ATGTCATTTGTTTTATTGCTAATCGTGAGCTTTTTGACCTGCATAGGGCAGGTGTGTCAAAAACAAGCGGTGGTTAGCTGGCAAAGTGATTCATTGACAAAAGCCAGAAAAACGATTTTCTGGCTTTTTGTTGCTATTGCAATGCTTGGCTTGGGGATGCTTTTTTGGTTACGACTATTACAAATTCTCCCACTAAGTATTGCTTATCCTATGTTAAGCATTAACTTTATTGTGGTGACATTAATTGGCCAGTTTGTTTATAAAGAGCCTGTTAATGTGAAACATTGGATTGGTATCGCGTCAATTATGGTCGGCATTGTATTGATGAGTATACAAGCATGA
- a CDS encoding TonB-dependent hemoglobin/transferrin/lactoferrin family receptor encodes MSQSSLLIKFSLLTVAVSSACVSAQEKTQTNEGRKSEVLTVYATGNERDSFTLPMMSTVIKNNNALSETAGSASELLRHVPGISISGAGRTNGETISMRGYSKNGILTLVDGVRQGTDTGHIDSIFVDPLLIKQVEVIRGPSALLYGSGALGGVIAYDTVDASDLLSKNEQGGVRVTGLGNTAQHSQGLGVTAFGRHDNLDGLVALSARDKGDTRYGGGYRAQNDETIINLLSKGRWLIDDSNTLSGQFRYYHNNTNQPKNPQVPSNPTLANVETDRTTTQKDVQLTYQFDPSDSQWINLKTQAYYSEVDINAKTIQKGFEGREQKTYGVKLENRSQVGTYSFASHGLTYGGEVYKQKQSPSQNAESFPQADIRFMSGWVQDEVTLRDLPVSLILGTRFDKYKSQNDRYDDITADKWSSKGAISITPTDWSMLYTSYSQAFRAPTLGEMYNDAKHFDAPFPGAPANYWRPNPNLKPETNSTTEYGFGFQFDDLLSNNDNLKIKAAHFNTRAKDYIDADVAIFQGYTQSTNIPRATIWGWDVSMSYQSKFFNWDLAYNHTKGKDNATNASITSIEPDTLTSRFDVPIPSTDFSVGWVGQFTKKTDFTKHDRFNRPSNRQQAGYGVNDFYLRYEGDASFKGLTTSFVLSNAFDKTYYSSAGIPQEGRNAKVLVSYQW; translated from the coding sequence ATGTCTCAGTCATCTTTATTGATAAAATTTAGTTTGCTGACTGTTGCTGTCTCTTCTGCTTGTGTGTCTGCACAAGAGAAAACACAAACTAATGAGGGAAGAAAATCAGAGGTACTTACTGTTTATGCAACAGGTAATGAACGCGATAGCTTTACATTGCCCATGATGTCAACGGTTATAAAAAATAACAATGCGTTGTCAGAAACCGCAGGAAGTGCTTCTGAATTACTTCGTCATGTACCTGGAATTTCTATTTCAGGGGCAGGTCGTACTAATGGTGAAACCATCAGTATGCGTGGATACAGTAAAAATGGAATACTGACACTTGTCGATGGCGTGCGCCAAGGAACAGATACTGGTCATATCGACAGTATTTTTGTCGATCCTTTGCTTATAAAACAAGTTGAAGTTATTCGTGGCCCTTCTGCTCTTTTATATGGTAGTGGAGCTCTTGGCGGTGTTATCGCTTACGATACTGTTGATGCAAGCGATCTGCTTTCAAAAAACGAACAAGGGGGCGTACGTGTTACTGGTCTTGGTAATACCGCTCAACATAGCCAAGGTTTAGGTGTCACTGCTTTTGGTAGACACGATAACCTTGATGGACTTGTTGCATTATCAGCTCGCGACAAAGGCGATACTCGCTATGGTGGCGGATATCGTGCTCAAAATGACGAAACCATTATTAATCTTCTTTCTAAAGGCCGCTGGTTAATTGATGATAGCAACACGTTAAGTGGACAATTCCGCTATTATCATAACAATACAAATCAACCCAAAAATCCCCAAGTTCCCTCAAATCCTACACTTGCAAATGTAGAAACTGATCGCACCACAACACAAAAAGATGTTCAGTTAACCTATCAATTTGATCCTTCAGATTCACAATGGATTAATTTGAAAACACAGGCTTATTACAGTGAAGTTGATATCAATGCCAAAACGATACAAAAAGGATTTGAAGGTCGAGAACAAAAAACCTATGGCGTAAAACTCGAAAACCGCTCACAAGTAGGTACATACAGCTTTGCATCACATGGATTGACTTATGGTGGCGAGGTTTATAAACAAAAACAATCACCAAGCCAAAATGCAGAAAGCTTCCCACAAGCCGATATCCGCTTTATGTCAGGTTGGGTACAAGATGAAGTCACTTTACGTGATTTACCTGTCTCCTTAATTTTAGGAACACGTTTTGACAAATATAAAAGCCAAAACGATCGTTATGATGATATTACTGCGGATAAATGGTCATCAAAAGGAGCAATCAGTATTACACCCACTGATTGGTCGATGCTTTATACCTCTTACTCACAGGCATTTAGAGCACCAACTTTAGGTGAGATGTATAACGATGCAAAACATTTTGATGCACCTTTCCCCGGCGCACCAGCAAACTATTGGCGTCCAAATCCTAATTTAAAGCCTGAAACCAATTCAACAACTGAATACGGATTCGGTTTTCAATTCGACGACTTATTATCTAATAATGATAATCTGAAAATTAAAGCTGCCCATTTCAATACTCGTGCAAAAGATTATATTGATGCAGATGTTGCTATTTTTCAGGGATATACACAATCAACAAATATTCCAAGAGCAACTATTTGGGGTTGGGATGTTTCTATGAGCTACCAATCAAAATTCTTTAATTGGGATTTAGCCTACAACCATACCAAAGGGAAAGATAATGCGACTAATGCCTCAATTACCTCAATTGAGCCAGATACATTAACCAGTCGCTTTGATGTTCCTATACCAAGTACTGATTTTTCTGTGGGTTGGGTTGGTCAATTTACTAAGAAAACGGACTTTACCAAACATGACCGTTTTAATCGTCCAAGCAATCGCCAACAGGCAGGTTATGGCGTTAATGATTTTTACCTTCGTTATGAGGGTGATGCCTCATTTAAGGGGCTAACAACCTCATTTGTACTGAGTAACGCATTTGATAAAACTTATTATTCTTCTGCAGGTATTCCTCAAGAAGGCCGAAATGCAAAAGTACTTGTGAGTTATCAATGGTAA
- a CDS encoding lipoate--protein ligase A, with protein MSGKLRLLISESYDPWFNLAVEECIFRQMPADQRVLFLWRNDNTVVIGRAQNPWKECNTRKMDEDGVKLARRSSGGGAVFHDLGNTCFTFMAGKPEYNKTISTQIILDGLLKAGINATASGRNDLVVPQDDGERKVSGSAYKETKDRGFHHGTLLINANLSRLANYLNPDPKKLQAKGITSVRSRVANLVELKPDITHEKLCETITESFFEYYGERVEAEIISPQKLPDLPGFEETFAKQSSWEWNFGQAPAFSHLLDNRFKWGGVELHFDIERGNVIRSQIYTDSLDPAPLEALSEMLVGLRYTPESLKGLIEQLIVRYPNNKIELNELQEWLVAAIA; from the coding sequence ATGTCAGGCAAATTGCGTCTGTTAATTTCCGAGTCTTATGATCCTTGGTTTAACCTTGCTGTTGAAGAGTGTATTTTTAGACAAATGCCCGCTGATCAACGTGTGCTTTTCCTTTGGCGTAACGATAATACGGTGGTTATTGGTCGAGCGCAGAATCCATGGAAAGAGTGTAATACCCGTAAAATGGATGAAGATGGTGTGAAATTAGCTCGTCGCTCAAGTGGTGGTGGTGCTGTTTTCCATGATCTTGGTAATACCTGTTTTACCTTTATGGCGGGAAAACCGGAGTATAACAAAACAATATCAACTCAAATTATTCTTGATGGATTATTAAAAGCAGGAATTAATGCTACGGCATCAGGACGTAATGATTTAGTGGTTCCTCAAGATGATGGTGAAAGAAAGGTTTCAGGCTCAGCTTATAAAGAGACAAAAGATCGCGGTTTCCATCATGGCACATTATTAATAAATGCTAACTTATCTAGATTAGCTAATTACCTCAATCCAGATCCGAAAAAGCTTCAAGCTAAAGGGATCACTTCTGTACGCTCCCGAGTGGCTAATTTAGTTGAGCTAAAACCAGATATTACCCACGAAAAACTCTGTGAAACTATCACTGAAAGTTTTTTTGAATACTATGGTGAGCGAGTAGAAGCAGAGATTATATCACCACAAAAATTACCTGATTTACCCGGTTTTGAAGAAACATTTGCTAAGCAAAGTAGTTGGGAGTGGAATTTTGGGCAAGCTCCTGCATTTTCACATCTTTTAGATAACCGTTTTAAATGGGGTGGTGTTGAGCTGCATTTTGATATTGAGCGTGGCAATGTTATCAGAAGCCAAATATATACAGACAGTTTAGATCCCGCACCATTAGAAGCATTATCCGAGATGTTGGTAGGGCTGCGTTATACACCAGAGTCTCTAAAAGGGCTTATTGAGCAACTCATTGTGCGTTATCCTAATAATAAAATAGAGCTTAATGAGCTTCAAGAATGGCTTGTTGCAGCGATAGCGTAA
- a CDS encoding iron ABC transporter permease, with the protein MSRFRSPWMSILVLLFLLTTVTLISVNSGALALSFHTLWNSSFDDMEWQIWLDIRLPRVLLAILVGGALAISGAIMQGLFRNSLADPGLLGISSGAALMVAIVIILPFSFSPAFAFYSHIVAAFVGGLIVAMIIFSLHQLSDGNLARLLLAGIAINALCMSFIGVLSYISTDQQLRQFSLWMMGSLSQIDWKTLSIATLVIIPVSILACWQSHKLNLLQLGDEEAHYLGLNVRRTKFILLLLSAILIGCAVALSGVIGFIGLVVPHLIRMRIGSNHIWLLPATILGGATLLLAADTLSRTLVSPAEIPVGLITGLIGGPYFLWLILRQPAGRMS; encoded by the coding sequence ATGTCTCGTTTTCGTTCACCGTGGATGAGTATTTTAGTTTTACTCTTTTTACTCACCACTGTTACATTAATTTCTGTGAATAGCGGAGCATTAGCCCTCTCGTTTCATACATTATGGAATAGCTCTTTTGATGATATGGAATGGCAAATTTGGCTAGATATCCGTTTACCTCGCGTATTATTAGCCATTCTTGTTGGAGGCGCTTTAGCAATATCCGGCGCGATAATGCAGGGATTATTTAGAAATTCGTTAGCTGATCCTGGTCTGTTGGGTATTAGTAGCGGTGCAGCACTAATGGTTGCCATCGTTATTATTCTACCGTTCTCTTTTTCGCCAGCCTTTGCATTCTACAGTCATATTGTCGCCGCCTTTGTTGGCGGCTTAATTGTAGCAATGATTATCTTCTCATTACATCAATTGAGTGATGGTAATTTAGCGCGGTTATTGCTTGCCGGTATTGCTATCAATGCGCTTTGTATGTCCTTTATTGGTGTATTAAGTTACATCAGCACTGACCAACAATTACGTCAATTCTCTCTTTGGATGATGGGTTCATTAAGCCAGATTGACTGGAAAACCTTATCTATTGCTACTCTTGTGATCATTCCCGTCAGTATTTTGGCATGTTGGCAAAGCCATAAATTAAACCTATTACAACTGGGTGATGAAGAGGCACATTACTTAGGACTAAATGTAAGAAGAACCAAGTTTATTTTGTTACTTCTTAGCGCCATCCTAATTGGTTGTGCTGTTGCACTGAGTGGTGTTATTGGATTTATTGGACTTGTGGTTCCACACCTTATTCGCATGCGTATTGGTAGTAATCATATATGGTTATTACCTGCCACCATTTTGGGTGGTGCAACACTGTTACTCGCCGCTGACACATTATCACGAACACTAGTATCTCCTGCTGAAATCCCTGTTGGACTCATTACTGGATTAATTGGTGGCCCTTATTTCCTTTGGCTTATCTTACGACAACCCGCAGGAAGAATGTCATGA
- a CDS encoding ChuX/HutX family heme-like substrate-binding protein codes for MNKSLYESYLQAKTDKKAPYARDLASYLNVSEAELTHARVGHDAKRLRNDVQELLKALSKVGEVKAITRNDIAVHEHLGEYTNARFSDHAGLILNPRAMDLRFFFAYWSSIFALTEETSKGTRYSIQFFDMHGDALHKVYTTNNTNMDEWDALIQSFLLEENPALDITPVEPYSNTPVSNELAEQLEQQWRSMTDVHQFFKLLKENNLSRQQAFKAVPDDLAYQVDNNALKTLLELAKEAQNEIMIFVGSRGCVQIFTGQIDRLVPHQFENSDQVWINVFNPAFTLHLIESEISESWVTRKPTQDGFVTSLEIFDSKGQQIAQLYGQRTEGTAEQQQWREQVNTLTKIA; via the coding sequence GTGAATAAATCTCTTTATGAGAGCTACCTGCAAGCTAAAACGGACAAAAAAGCACCGTATGCGCGTGATCTCGCTTCTTACTTAAATGTCAGTGAAGCTGAACTCACTCACGCCCGTGTAGGGCATGATGCAAAACGTCTACGCAATGATGTACAAGAATTATTAAAAGCCTTAAGTAAAGTGGGTGAAGTCAAAGCCATTACTCGTAACGATATCGCCGTTCACGAACATCTTGGTGAATACACAAATGCCCGTTTTAGCGATCATGCTGGCTTAATTTTAAACCCGCGAGCAATGGATTTACGCTTTTTCTTCGCTTATTGGTCAAGCATTTTTGCACTTACCGAAGAGACATCAAAAGGAACGCGTTATAGTATTCAGTTCTTTGATATGCATGGTGATGCATTACATAAAGTCTATACGACAAATAACACGAATATGGATGAATGGGATGCACTTATTCAATCATTCTTATTGGAAGAAAACCCGGCTCTCGATATCACACCTGTTGAACCCTACTCAAACACACCTGTTAGTAATGAATTAGCTGAACAACTTGAACAACAATGGCGTTCAATGACTGATGTTCACCAATTTTTCAAATTACTAAAAGAAAATAACTTAAGTCGTCAACAAGCATTCAAAGCTGTTCCTGATGATCTTGCTTATCAAGTCGATAACAACGCCCTGAAAACCTTGTTAGAACTCGCCAAAGAAGCACAAAACGAGATCATGATATTTGTCGGTAGCCGTGGTTGTGTACAAATTTTTACAGGTCAAATTGACCGCCTAGTCCCTCATCAATTTGAAAATAGCGATCAAGTTTGGATCAATGTTTTCAATCCTGCTTTTACACTTCATTTAATTGAAAGTGAAATTTCAGAAAGTTGGGTAACACGCAAACCAACTCAAGATGGGTTTGTCACTAGCCTTGAGATCTTTGATAGCAAGGGGCAACAAATTGCTCAACTCTATGGACAACGTACTGAAGGCACTGCCGAGCAACAACAATGGCGTGAACAAGTGAATACTCTCACTAAAATCGCCTAA
- the arnF gene encoding 4-amino-4-deoxy-L-arabinose-phosphoundecaprenol flippase subunit ArnF — MKGYLWAIGSALLVTAAQLLLKFGMSELPELQLEKQWFDFTWLWANIESISIVFVGLVGYVLSMVCWLFTLRTIPLNKAYPLISLSYVFVYILAVVLPWFQETPSWTKTAGVAFIMIGVWLISQKTKETQSH; from the coding sequence ATGAAAGGCTATTTATGGGCAATTGGAAGCGCGCTATTAGTGACAGCAGCTCAATTGTTGTTAAAGTTTGGTATGTCTGAACTACCAGAATTACAGTTAGAAAAACAGTGGTTTGATTTCACATGGTTATGGGCGAATATAGAGTCAATTTCTATCGTGTTTGTTGGTCTTGTCGGTTATGTCCTTTCTATGGTTTGCTGGCTGTTCACTTTACGCACCATTCCTTTAAATAAAGCCTATCCGCTGATCAGTTTGAGTTATGTGTTTGTTTATATTCTTGCAGTGGTATTACCGTGGTTTCAAGAAACACCATCATGGACAAAAACAGCGGGTGTAGCATTTATCATGATTGGGGTGTGGCTGATAAGTCAAAAAACGAAAGAGACACAATCACACTAA
- a CDS encoding ABC transporter substrate-binding protein translates to MKRWLLLILCSVMPFITSANERIVTIGGDITEIVFALGAGEQIIARDSTSLVPEQVKTLPDVGYMRMLNPEGILSVKPTLIITSELARPSLALRRIKETGVAVKTITGTHSLEAINEKIDTIATVLNREQEGNQLKEKLALSIKQISTTPIDKKVIYIMSHGGVIPMAAGQDTAADTIISLVGGKNAMQGFTSYRPLSQEGVIASQPDILLVTKEGIKGIGGIEKLWELPGIKYTPAGKNKHYVVVDDMGLLGFTLSTPEVMHQIRQALEQ, encoded by the coding sequence ATGAAAAGATGGCTTCTTTTGATCCTGTGTAGTGTAATGCCGTTCATCACTTCAGCTAATGAACGTATCGTTACTATTGGTGGTGATATTACAGAAATTGTTTTCGCATTGGGTGCAGGCGAGCAAATTATTGCAAGAGACAGCACCAGCTTAGTTCCTGAACAAGTGAAAACACTTCCTGATGTAGGTTATATGCGAATGCTAAACCCTGAAGGGATCTTATCTGTCAAACCAACATTGATCATTACCAGCGAATTAGCTCGCCCTTCTTTGGCATTACGCCGCATTAAAGAAACCGGAGTCGCTGTAAAAACCATTACAGGTACACATTCATTAGAAGCCATTAATGAAAAAATAGACACTATTGCGACTGTTTTAAATAGAGAACAAGAAGGCAATCAACTAAAAGAGAAACTCGCCCTCTCTATCAAACAAATTTCAACCACTCCTATCGATAAGAAAGTCATTTATATCATGAGTCATGGTGGCGTTATTCCAATGGCTGCGGGTCAAGATACTGCCGCAGATACCATTATTTCACTGGTTGGTGGTAAAAATGCCATGCAAGGATTTACAAGCTATCGTCCACTTTCTCAAGAAGGTGTTATTGCAAGCCAACCTGATATTTTGCTTGTAACCAAAGAAGGTATTAAAGGCATTGGCGGAATTGAGAAACTATGGGAATTACCCGGCATAAAATACACACCTGCTGGTAAAAATAAGCATTATGTTGTTGTTGATGACATGGGGTTATTAGGCTTTACCCTTTCAACACCCGAAGTCATGCATCAAATTCGTCAAGCCTTGGAGCAATAA
- a CDS encoding NlpC/P60 family protein: MRKSVFYPFLLCIILLAGCSSSPSKRIPPAPPLKTQLSDPIMVIVQLKSQLEQWYGTPYSYGGMTPSGIDCSGFVYKTYSDRFDIKLPRMTIDQTKYGTQISKSDLMPGDLVFFKTGGGENGLHVGIYDTDNTFIHASTSKGVTRSSLDNVYWKKTFWQARRL; the protein is encoded by the coding sequence ATGAGAAAGTCCGTTTTCTATCCTTTCTTACTCTGTATTATTCTGCTGGCTGGGTGTTCATCTAGCCCGTCGAAGCGTATTCCACCAGCTCCCCCCTTAAAAACACAACTTTCCGATCCTATCATGGTGATAGTGCAATTGAAGTCGCAACTTGAGCAATGGTATGGCACGCCATATAGCTATGGTGGAATGACACCTTCTGGTATTGATTGCTCAGGTTTTGTATATAAAACTTACAGTGATCGCTTTGATATAAAGCTTCCACGAATGACCATTGATCAAACCAAATATGGTACACAAATCAGTAAAAGTGATTTAATGCCAGGTGATTTGGTTTTCTTTAAAACGGGTGGTGGTGAGAATGGGCTTCATGTCGGTATTTATGATACTGATAATACATTTATTCACGCATCAACTAGCAAAGGGGTAACTCGTTCATCCCTTGATAATGTCTATTGGAAAAAGACATTCTGGCAAGCTCGTCGATTGTAG
- a CDS encoding helix-turn-helix domain-containing protein — translation MAENVVNDILKWLETQLQRNEGIKIDTIANKSGYSKWHLQRIFKDFKGCTLGEYVRKRRLLEAAKSLQEKDMSILDIALMYGFSSQATFTRIFKKHFNTTPAKFRENGKMPDTHYFMSCENH, via the coding sequence ATGGCTGAAAATGTCGTTAATGATATTCTGAAATGGTTAGAAACCCAGTTACAACGTAACGAAGGTATAAAAATCGATACAATTGCAAATAAAAGCGGCTACTCGAAGTGGCACTTGCAACGCATTTTTAAAGATTTTAAAGGTTGTACATTAGGCGAATATGTTCGTAAACGTCGCTTATTAGAAGCGGCTAAATCATTACAAGAAAAAGATATGTCTATTTTAGATATAGCTTTAATGTATGGCTTTAGTTCTCAAGCAACATTTACACGTATCTTTAAAAAGCATTTCAATACTACACCCGCTAAATTTAGAGAAAATGGCAAAATGCCAGACACTCATTACTTTATGTCATGTGAAAATCACTAA
- a CDS encoding heme ABC transporter ATP-binding protein has product MIEKQNTPLLYGNNLTYQIGNKTIIDDVSLSLNAGELVTIIGPNGAGKSSLLRLLTGYTTPTQGQCYFKQKTYSQWNSQQLAQNRAVMRQNSQLSFSFSVEEVVAMGRTPHGQQHKKIAIETALLQTDCLKFKDRDYRQLSGGEQQRVQLARVLAQLWHPMPQEAVLFLDEPTSALDLYHQQHSLRLLKQLAKTQNLMVCCVLHDLNLASLYADRILLLHQGKLVCEGTPHSVLTTENIQKWYGADVSVNSHPEHLYPQVFLRP; this is encoded by the coding sequence ATGATTGAAAAACAAAACACGCCATTGCTCTATGGAAATAATTTAACTTATCAAATTGGCAATAAGACCATTATTGATGATGTGTCACTTTCACTTAATGCTGGGGAGTTGGTTACCATTATTGGTCCCAATGGGGCGGGAAAATCATCGCTATTACGCTTATTAACAGGCTATACAACACCAACGCAAGGTCAGTGTTATTTTAAACAAAAAACCTATTCACAATGGAATAGTCAACAATTAGCGCAAAACCGCGCTGTTATGCGACAAAACAGTCAGCTTTCATTTTCATTTTCAGTAGAAGAAGTGGTTGCTATGGGAAGAACGCCTCATGGACAACAACATAAGAAAATTGCAATTGAGACAGCACTGCTCCAAACGGACTGTTTAAAATTTAAGGATAGAGACTATCGCCAATTATCGGGCGGTGAGCAACAACGTGTACAGCTTGCTAGAGTGTTAGCGCAATTATGGCACCCTATGCCACAAGAAGCTGTCTTATTCCTTGATGAGCCGACCTCTGCACTTGATCTTTACCACCAGCAGCATAGCTTACGTTTATTAAAGCAATTAGCAAAAACACAAAACCTTATGGTGTGTTGTGTTTTGCATGATCTTAATTTGGCTTCTCTTTATGCTGATAGAATTTTATTGCTGCATCAAGGAAAGTTAGTTTGTGAAGGTACACCACACAGTGTGCTAACAACGGAGAATATTCAAAAATGGTATGGTGCGGATGTAAGTGTTAATAGTCATCCAGAACACTTATATCCTCAAGTCTTTCTACGTCCTTAA
- the arnT gene encoding lipid IV(A) 4-amino-4-deoxy-L-arabinosyltransferase, whose amino-acid sequence MLNNRASKIGAILLALFFVLTYLFPLNSRLLWQPDETRYAEISREMVVSGNWIVPHMLDIRYFEKPVAGYWINNVSQLIFGHTNFAVRFGSVISILLSTLLVYLLARMMWRNRQVAFVSSLIYLSMFLVFSVGTYSVLDPMLALWVTASMVCCFWALKATTVKTRILAWITLGLACGMAFMTKGFLALAIPVIVMIPITLYQKQFTQMLLYGLLAVFSAALISLPWALAVAKAEPDYWHYFFWIEHIKRFSGEDAQHSAPFWYYIPVVLLGVIPWLGLLPGALMGAWKKRRKRPELFFLLCWFVVPFLFFSIAKGKLPTYMLPFMAPLAMLMAKYGVDCARKFRMKALRINGYINIFIGVAVVIAILVIQLASSKPIYMPYEWSKWVLAIVAFSLWGIIGYLCSTLNGKHWLWAASCSLGVSLCIGQAIPNSSVDSKLPQEFIRQNIETLNTSKYIVSNSVGIGAGLAWELQRSDIYLYERTGELTYGVEEYPDSQHKLIKPDNFAQWLEEARKEGRVSVVITFKDPKKLAQLPRPEELVTNHRVAILTYEKRN is encoded by the coding sequence ATGTTGAATAACCGGGCGAGTAAAATCGGGGCCATCCTCTTGGCTCTTTTTTTTGTTCTTACCTACTTATTTCCATTGAACAGCCGGTTATTATGGCAACCAGATGAAACCCGTTATGCGGAAATTAGCCGTGAAATGGTGGTGAGCGGGAACTGGATTGTTCCTCATATGCTCGATATTCGCTATTTTGAGAAGCCAGTGGCAGGTTATTGGATCAATAATGTTAGCCAATTAATTTTTGGTCACACTAACTTTGCTGTGCGTTTTGGCTCTGTTATTTCCATTCTTTTAAGCACATTACTTGTCTATTTATTGGCAAGAATGATGTGGCGTAACCGCCAAGTCGCTTTTGTTTCTAGTTTAATCTATTTGTCCATGTTCTTAGTGTTTAGCGTAGGCACTTACAGTGTATTAGATCCTATGTTGGCACTTTGGGTTACCGCGAGTATGGTTTGCTGTTTTTGGGCGCTTAAAGCTACCACAGTCAAAACACGAATATTAGCGTGGATAACATTAGGGCTTGCCTGTGGTATGGCATTTATGACCAAAGGATTTCTAGCGTTAGCTATTCCGGTCATTGTCATGATACCTATCACACTGTATCAAAAACAATTTACGCAAATGTTGCTCTATGGTTTACTTGCTGTATTTAGTGCAGCATTAATTAGTTTGCCGTGGGCACTAGCTGTTGCAAAAGCCGAGCCTGATTATTGGCACTACTTCTTCTGGATTGAACACATTAAGCGTTTTTCGGGTGAAGATGCTCAGCATAGCGCTCCATTTTGGTACTATATCCCCGTTGTTTTATTAGGTGTGATCCCTTGGCTTGGATTGCTTCCGGGTGCATTAATGGGGGCTTGGAAGAAAAGACGTAAACGTCCTGAATTATTCTTCTTATTATGCTGGTTTGTGGTTCCGTTCTTATTTTTTAGTATTGCGAAAGGTAAGCTACCGACATATATGCTGCCATTTATGGCTCCGCTAGCAATGCTAATGGCGAAATACGGCGTAGATTGTGCCCGTAAATTTAGAATGAAAGCGCTACGTATTAACGGCTATATTAATATCTTTATTGGTGTTGCTGTTGTTATCGCTATTTTAGTTATCCAGTTAGCCTCTTCAAAACCTATTTATATGCCATATGAATGGTCTAAATGGGTATTAGCTATAGTGGCATTCTCATTATGGGGCATTATTGGTTATCTTTGCTCTACGCTTAATGGAAAACACTGGTTATGGGCGGCGTCTTGTTCACTAGGCGTAAGCTTATGTATCGGCCAAGCAATACCGAATAGCAGCGTAGATAGCAAATTACCTCAAGAGTTTATTCGCCAAAATATAGAGACGTTAAACACAAGCAAATACATTGTGAGTAATAGTGTAGGTATTGGTGCGGGATTAGCGTGGGAATTACAACGTAGTGATATCTATCTTTATGAAAGAACTGGCGAATTAACTTATGGTGTTGAAGAATATCCAGATTCTCAGCATAAATTAATTAAACCTGATAATTTTGCTCAGTGGTTAGAAGAAGCAAGAAAAGAAGGTCGAGTTTCGGTTGTTATTACGTTTAAAGATCCTAAGAAATTAGCACAATTGCCAAGACCTGAAGAGCTGGTGACAAACCATCGAGTTGCTATTTTAACTTATGAGAAGCGTAATTAA